From Sphingobium sp. B2D3C:
TGCTCGGCCGAGAGCTGGCCGCTGCGCGTCTCGCGCCAACGCTCGGCCAGATCCTGCGAGGCAATGGGGGCGATCAGCGCATCGAAGCGCGCGTCATCGAGCGCAGCCAAGCGCGGCGTCGTCCACGCCAGGTTGGCCAGGGCCGCCGCGCCGGGCGCGACGCGCTCTATCATCCAGCGACACCAGGCCATCATTTCCCACCGCGCATAGGGATCGGTCGGGCGCAGGCCACAACCGGGCGCCGCGTCATCCAGATAGCAGGCGATGAACACGCTGTCGCACAGCGCCTGTCCGTCGACGACGAGCACCGGGCCCTCCCCTTCGACGCTGTAATCCACCTCGAAAGCGCGCGGCACGGTCCCGCCATGGCGCTCGGCCATGCCAAGATCGATGGGGCGAAGCTCCGCGTCCAAACCGCTCTCGAACAGCGCGGCGAGCACAGTGAGCGACGGGCCGGTCGGCTCGCCATGATACAGGGTCATCGCCATCACGCTGCCTCCTCGATCAAGGGAATGATGCGCTCGGCAAAGCGGGGCACGCGGCTATAGGCCCAGGTTTCGCGCACGGCCGGGCGCCGCGCAATGGCGCGCAGCCAGCGCATGATGTTGGGGGTTTTTGCGTCGTTCACGTCGTCGGGCTGCATGGAGGGGAGCCCGTAAGCCGAATTGAAGCAATTGATATCCGCCAGCGAGTATTGATCCGAGCCGAGATACTCGCGCTGCCCCAGCGCCTCCTCCAGCTTGGTGATGCCCAGCTTCACCCGCCGCGTCGACTCTGCCAGTTCCGCCTCGCTGAACAAGCCGTAGATCGCCTTGCGCCAGGCAGTGCGGCGCTCCGGCAAGGGAATGCGGTCGATCGCCGCTTTGAGTTCTTCAGGGTCGCGCGCCCGGACCTGCGGGCCGATGAAGATGCTCCAGCCGATCATGCTGAACGACGGGCAGAGCCACTGGTCGAGATATTTCATCCACCAGCGCACGCGCCAGCGATCGACCGGGTCTTCAGGCATCATCGAGGGGCCGGGAAAGGCCTCCTCCACATATTCCATCATGGCGGTCGATTCATTGAGCAGCCGGCCGCTATGGGTCATCGCCGGGATCGTCCCCATCGGGTTGATCGCCAGATAGTCCGGCTTGTGCTGATCGAACGAGAGCAGGTCGAGATAATGGCTGTTGAACGCCACGCCTTTCTCGATGAGAGTAAGCATGGGCTTGCCCGAATTGGCGTTGGGCTCCCAATGGTACAAAGTGACGTCGTTGCTGCTGCTCATCGTAACGCGGGCCGCTGCCCTCTCCTCTCGATCAATTTCAGGCCATCGTCCAGGCGATGAGGTCATGCGTCGCGTCGCGCCGTTCAGAGCGCAGACGCAGCCCGCGATCCTCAAGCCAGGTCCGGGCGGCGACATAGTCATTCCACCCGGTCAGACCCGCTACCGGACCAGACATCGCACCGCTGCGACGGATCGCGCGGACGCCGGCCCAGTTGCGGCTGTGCTCTCCGGCAAGATCGATCTGCTGCACGCCGAAGAACTGCCCGGCGAAGGACCGGCTTGCGGCTCTGCGGCTGTCATAGACGACGATGCGAGCGGCCTTCTCCGGCCCAGCGACGGCCCGGGCGCCGAATAAGCCGACAGCCCCTGCCACCGCCGCGCCGCCCAGCAATTGCCGCCGCGAGACGCCGCTCATTTGCCCTTCCCCAGATAGGCCGCCACGGCTTCCAGCTCGGAATCGGTGATGTCCACGCGCGTCTGGCGGGGCATCGCGCCCTTGCCCATGCGCACAACCGCCTTCACATAATCGGCGGTCAGATCGTCCCGGTTGGCGATCAGGCCCATGGCGGGCGGGTTGCCCATCATCACCTGCTGCTTGGTGATCAGATTTGTGCCCATCCCCCAATCGAAATGGCAGGCGCCGCACCGATTGGAGAACAGGGCTTCACCGCTATTGGCATTATGCTGCCGGTCCCCTGGCGCCATCTGCGCCCGCATGCCGTAAGCGGAGGGTGGCGGCGGGCCGCCTGCCGGAGCACCGCCGGGCTGGGCAGCCCGCGCATCCCTTGTCCCCAGATCATAGGTCGTCATCAGCACGCCGACCGCCATCAGCGTCATGAGGCTCGTTACCTGCCCTATCCTCATGCCAGTGCCTTTCCACGCTGGTCGGCATAGGCGCTGGGCCAGATGCCGTTCTTGCCGGGGGAGAGAATGCCGTTCGGGTCGAGCGTGTTTTTCACCTGCTCGGTCATCCGCCGCATGGCGTGGTTGTTGAACCCGAAGGTATCGGAGATCGCGTCCATCCAGCCGAGATGGGTGCGATATTCGGCATAGCCATGGGCGGCAGCGTCGGCGATCAGGGCGTTGAACAGCGTCTTGATCGTCTCGACCTGCTTGTCGTTGTCGCGGTCGTACATGAGCATGTTCACATTGTTGCAGAACCGCCCGCCAATGGTGAAGCTGGCGTAGAAATCCACATCATGATCGTTGATGATCTTGCGGCTGCGGCGCATCTGATCGAGCACATGCTTGCCGGTGGCCGGGACGACCGGCGAGAAACCCATATGGGCACTGCGCCCGCCAACCCAATCGCCCATCTGCAGCGGAACGGCCGATGGTACGCCGAGCGTCAGGTCCATCACATTGGTCGCATCGCCCTTGCGCCACCAGCGCTCGCCGATCGGCGTCTTGAGGTGCGGCGCGAAGGCGGCCTTCACGACAGCCGCCTTCGCCTTGGTCACCGATTCCTCGCCATAGAGGCGCAACTGCATGTTCCAGTAGCTGAGCTTGTGCTCCTTGAGCAGTTCCTGCACGCGCCATTCAGGAATGGCGCCGGGCTTGTCCCAGAAGTCCTTGCGCTGTCCCAGGATCGTCATCTTGCCAAGCCAACTCGGAATGAAGATCGACTGATCGATGATCCGGTTCAGCCGCAAGGGTGTGAGGGTATCGATCACCCAGCCGATGTCTTCCGCCTGCGGGATTTCAAGGTTCAGCTCTACGGAGGTTTCCGGCTCCGGCATCAGCCACATGCCGGCCTTGGTCACGACGCCCAGGTTGGACTGGGTGAACATCTGGTCCCAGCTCGGACCGTAGCTGAACGGAAAAAGATGCGCGGCCTTGTTGTTCTCCATCGCGCCAAGGCCCGTGCGCACCACATCGCCATTGGCGAGCACGACTTCCATGCCGCACAGGTTGCTCGCGTGGACGCCATAAGGCGTGTAGCCGATGCCATGATCGAGCGCGTTGCCAAGCACCGAGCCCCAGCCATTGCCGGGCACGGACATCATCAGCGGCAGCTTCTCGCGCTGGATATGCTCATAAAGATCGATGAAGCCGACGCCCGGCTCGATGACGCAATAGCCCAGTTCCGGATCGACCTCGAGAATGCGGTTCATCCGCCCGAGATCCAGCACCATACAGCCCGGCATCCGCGGCGCTGCCGTGCCATAACCAAGGTTCTTGCCGCGCGCGACCGTCCACAGGGGGAGCTTGTGCTCATTGGCGATGCGCACCACCGCCTGCACTTCCTCGACCGTGCTTGGCGCTACCGCGCCCGATGCGGTCCAGAGCGTCTCGGGCCCCGGCGCGTAAATATCCGCATAGGCATCGCGATCTTCATCGCTGGTCATCACCCAGCCCGCACCGACCGCAGCCTGCAACGCCTTGACGGCGGCATCGAAGCGTTGGGGTGACATTCCAGGCGGCAAAACTAGCTTCATGCGCTCACCTCTCCTTGCGGGCCTGTGCGGCCTCTCGCTCTTGCGACTATCGCTATTGTGGGATCATGGGGCGGTCAAAGGAAATGAGGGCGACCACGCGGCCGCCCTCCTCAAGTTTATCTCGCCCTAGGGCCTCAGAAGTCCTTTTTGATCGACACGCGCCATTCGCGCGGCGCGCCGACATTGGCATAGGCCGTGCCGGCGAAACCGTAGACCGCGTCAAACCGCGACGTGTAGTAATATTCGTCGAAGAGGTTGGTCACTTCGAACGACACGGCGAGGTCGCGATCCTGATTGCGCCAGGTCAGCCGGGTGCTGCCGAGCACGTAGGACGGAAAATATTCGAAGTCCGGATTGACCGCATTCAGCGTTCTGCTGGCCAGCTGCCGGCCGCGATAGGCGACGTCCAGCCTTGGCGTGATCGAGCCGGACCCGCCCATGTCGATCTCATACTGAATGCCTGCGCTCCACTGCGTTTCGGGCGAAACGATGGGGCTGCCGGCGGTGATGGTGCTGCCGACGGCGGGCGAGATCGATTTGTACTCTGAGCCGATCAGGCTCAGCGACGCGTCGATCATCAGATTGTCGACCGGAGTTGCCGAAACCTCGGCTTCGAAGCCCCACATCTTGCCGTCGCCGGCATTGGCGATGACCGCGCAGGGCCCGCCGCCATAAGCCGAACAGTCGGAGAGCGGCAGCTGGATCGCCTTATAGTCGTTGTAGAAGCCCGCGAGGTTCACGCGCAGGCGACGGTCGAGCAGATCCGTCTTCAGGCCGATCTCGTAGGCTGTGACGGTCTCCGGCCCGAACGTGCCTTGGGTCGCGTGCGTCGGCAGGAACGGGCGGGCGGTGACGCCGCCGCCCTTGAAGCCCGTGCCCACGGTTCCATAGAGCAACACTTCCGGCGAGAAGCGGTAATCGACGGACAAGCGCCAGTCGACCCGGCTGCCGTCGTACACGGCCTTCAGGTTATTGAGAGCCGAGAGACCGAACGGATCGGGGAAGAGCGGCGCGGTATTGTCGAGGTTCCGCCGGATGAACGTGTAGTCCTTATGCTCCTCAGTGTAGCGGATACCGCCCGTGATCGTCATGCCATCAACCGGACGGACGATCGCGGTGCCGAACACGGCCTTGCTATCCGCATTGATCGGATCGTTGCCGAGGAACTGGAGCGGCACGCCGGGGATGATGTAGCGAATATCCTGAATGGTGAAGTAGGTGCTACGCTGGTCGGAATAGTATCCGCCCACGGTCAAATCGGCCATGTCGCCAAGCTTGGCGTTGACCCGCAGTTCCTGGCTTACGAACCAGAAATCAAGATCGTTGAAGCCGCCGGCGGCCCGCGTCAGCGTCGGCGTGAAATCATCGTCCGTGCCCCAGCGGTTATTGTAGGAGCGATAGGCCGTGATCGACTGGACCTGGAGATTGTCGGTCACATCCCAATCGATATGGCCAGACACGCCCCAGCCACGGAATTTGTTGCGATTGCCGGTGTTCCAGTTGCCGGCCTGACCGCCCGCCGGCAGCCCCCAGCTTGCATAGGTGCACCACGGTCCGCACAGAAAGTTGGAGGCATCGCCCTGCGCCACGATCGGCACTTCGGCGGCGCTCGGTCGGTCGGAATACTGATAGTCGCCGATGATCTGGATATCGAGCTTCTCGCCGGCATAACGCAGCGCGCCCCGCACGCCTGAATAGTTGATGCCGCCCAGATCCTCGACCACGCAGTCGGTGTTGGTCGGCACGGCCGGCAGGATGCCCTCGGGATTGCCGGGGTTGGCGCAGCCATAGTCGATCTGCTGGACATAACCGCGCTGGCTCTTGTGGACGCCGGAAACGCGGGCGAAGAGCATATCCGTAATCGGGAAATTCGCCCCCGCCCGAACTTCCACGCGGTTGCGCGAACCGTAGCTCACTTCGGCAAAACCGCTCGGATCGGCCTCCGGCTTCTTCGAGAACAGTTTGATCGCGCCGCCAATCGAGTTGCGACCCGTGAGCGTTCCCTGCGGGCCGCGCAACACCTCCACGCGCTCCAGGTCGAGCAGGTCGAAATTGGCACCGGTGAGGGTCGGATAATAGACATCATCAACATAAAGCCCGACGCCCGGCTCATAAGCCGGGTTGAAATCGAACTGCCCGATGCCGCGGATGGAGGCGCCCATGGAATCGCCGAACGCGCCACCCATGGGGGTGAGGGTCACGCTGGGCGCCTGCCGGGCGACCGCAGCGATGTCATCCTGATTGCGCGCCTCGAGCAGCGCCGCATCCACCGCCGTGATCGCCAGGGGCGTATCCTGCAGGCGCTGAGACCGAAATTGTGCAGTAACAATGATATCGGGGGTGCTGTCGGCCTGCGGGACGGCATCTTGCTGGGCGAAAGCGGGCGTCGTCGCCGCGATTGCCATCACCATAACCGAACCGGCGCACAGCAATGGGCGGATTCTGGACTTCCTGTTCATCACATCTTCTCCTCACCTGTGCGGCTCGATGCAGCCTGACATTGCGCGGGTCTTTGCGACCTCTCGCAGAGCATACAGGAGCCGTTTTTTTAGGCTCGTTGATATAGGCAGGAATTCCGGACAGGATCAACTTAAAGGAGACGGCGGCAGCGTGACGGCCAAACTTTTGGTCCCGGCGTGGGACTTATGCATCAGGGCGCTTGTTCAAGAGCGCAGAAACATGTCTCGTTGTGCATCTTTGAAGCACGGCAAAGGCGAACAGCCGCCGCGATGGAGGCGGAGGCCGGCTAAGGTGCCAACTTGAATGCGCGAATCGTTGCCGCTGCGTTCGTTAAAACAGAATGCGGCGAGTTAGCGGTCGCCCTGCCCGGCTCACTTAGCGAGCGCGTGCCTCATCAAATCTCAGGCGAGCGGCGTCGATGTCTTGCAGATGATCCTCCGCCCAGGTCCACACGCCACAAAATGCTTCGCCCAGACTGGCCCCCAGCTCCGTCAGCCGGTAATCCACATGGGGAGGCACGACCGGATGCACCGTGCGGTGGACCAGACCGTTGCGCTCCATCTGCCGCAGGGTCTGCGTCAGCATCTTTTGGCTGATGCCGGGCATCTTCTCGAAGATGCGTGTGAAGCGCTGCTCGCCATGGTCATGCAACACCTCGATCAGCAGCATGGTCCATTTGTCCGCGACTTGGCCGATAAGGCCATTGACCAGCGCTTCCACGCGGGGATCGATCTGATCGTAGCGATCGGGGCTGGCTGGCACGCTTGGGCGCTTCGCTTGAGTTGTCATTCACACTCTCTTTCCGGTGAGTATCAATCTTTCCGGTGCCTTCTTTCGTTCTGAAAGCTAGGACTTAAATGAGCAGTCGTCCACCAGCAGAATTTGGAGCAGACGGCATGAAGACCACTGGCAACACCATTCTCATCACTGGCGGCGGCTCGGGTATTGGCCGCGCATTGGCGCGCCATTTCCACGAGCTCGGCAACACGGTGATCGTCGCCGGGCGGACCGCAGCGACATTGGCTGAAACCATCGAGGGTCGCGCGGGCATGCACATGCTCACCGTCGATGCGAGCGATCCGGGAAGCATCGAAGCATTCGCGGCCGAAGCGATCGCCCGCTTTCCGGCGATCAACATCCTGTTCAACAATGCCGGCATCATGCAGCGCGAGGATCTGACGCGACGTGGCGACACGACTGTGGCGGAGCAGACCTTCATCACCAATGTGCTGGGGCCGATCCGTCTCACCAATGCCTTGATCGAGCATCTGACGGCGCAGGAAGACGCCGCGATCGTCAACACGACCTCCGGCCTCGCCTTCGTGCCACTGATCGGCACGCCGAGCTACAGCGCGAGCAAGGCGGCCCTGCATAGCTGGACGGTCTCCCTGCGGGAACAGCTGCGCGGCAAGGTGGAGGTGATCGAGCTGGCCCCGCCAGCTGTGCGCACCGAGCTAACCCCGGGCCAGTCCACCCGGGAAAACTATATGCCGCTCGATGATTATGCTGCGGAAGTGATGGCGCTCTTTCAGCAAGTGCCCACGCCCGAGGAAATTCTCGTCGAGAATGTCCGCTTCCTTCGCTCGGCGGAGCGCGAGGGACGGTTTGCCGAGACTGTGCGGATGATCAGCACGCTTTGATCGCCAAGGTGGTATGACGAAACATCACCGCCGTCCAAGGGGGCAGGCTCTAACACCTGCGCCCTTGGGCGTGCGAAAGGATCAGGCCGCTTTCGCCGCCTGATAGGCCGCCATCGGCACCCACCAGCCATGGACCTGCGGCCGCATCCGGGTGGGCACGGGCACCTTGGCGACTGGCCCGGCCGGAAGATCCCCCGCGTTCCAGATCCACACCGCGTGCTCGAACTGGTCCGGCGCGGTCTCATGATCGACGACGCCGACCAGCCAGCCTTCATGACCGGGCTCGCTCGATGGCACATGCACGGTCTCGCTCATTCCATGCGCCGGCGGCAGATTATAGCCGATGATTGCGTCGGTCTCGAAATCCTTCCGCAGGAGCGCGGTGAACATGGCACCGACGACGCCGCCCATCAGCGGCGGCCCCATCGGCTGCGGGTTCATGCTGCAATACCAGCCCCGCTTGTACGGGCGCCCCTGATCGGCATCGGCAATGCGCGGCATGTCTCCCGGAGGCCCGAGCGGCGTGACCTCCACACCGTCGCTCTCACCCTTCATATCGACGGTCCAGCGCTGAAAACCGCCGCCCAGTTCCCAAGGCTGCACGTCGATGCCGCTGTCCGCGCGGATATGCGGGAAGGCGATCGTATCGGTGATGTGGTGATCGATATGGACCTTGCCGTCCGGCGTCTCAAAGGCGTTCATCATGTGGAAGCTGGAGGCGCCCTTCGGTCCCTTGAACCAGCGGATCTCGGACACATCGCCATAACGCGGCATCACCCCGATGTGATATTCCAGATCTTGCTGGTGAACCCAGTGCGCGCCCTTGGCTTTCACGCGCTCCAGGTCGGCGGTGGTAGGCTGCAGCGGAAAGATGGCGTAATTTTCGGTGATCACGAAGTCATGGACAAGGCTGCAGAACGGCGCCTCGAACGACTGTTCCTTGACGAGCTTGCCGTCCTTGTCGGTCCACCAATAAGCGATGGTCTTTGAGCAGAGGCCATCCGCCTCATAGCCATAGACGAACATCTCCTTGGTCTCGGGATCGATGCGGACATGGGCCGTCATCGTCTGCGACTTGAGCGCGCCACCGAAATCATAGGCGCCGATGGTCTCCAGCGTGTGCGGATCGACCTGATGGCCCGGCCCATCCTCCTTGGTCATGATGAGCTTGCCTGCATGCCAGACCGGCGTGGTGTTGGAGACGGTCCCCTCCACGCCCTCGGCCGACGCGTCATTGGTGAAGGGGTTGCGATAGCGGCCGAACAGGCGCTTGCCGGCGGCGTTCTCGGCCTTCCAGCGCGGGGTCTGGACATATTTGATGTCATAATCGACCGTCCCGTCCTCATTAAAGAGGATGCGGCTGATCATGCCGTCGTCGGAGAGCGCCGTATCGGGCTGAAAGAAAGGCTCAAACTGCGGATCGGGCACCGCCCGGAAGAAAGCGCCGCGCACATCCGCCGGAATCGTGCCCTCGGATGCGGTAAGACCCTTGAGCGAAACTTCCTGACGGACTGGCGTGTTGAGGCCCATATAGTCCGGCGTTGCGGGAAACGGCATTCTTCTCTCCAGTCAGCTTGCGGTTTCGGGCCTGTTTGGTCTCTCGTTGTCGAACTGGCTATGACCCAGCGCGAAGTTCTTCAGGCCAGTATAGACGCATCGGGTTGGTCACGAGCATCTTGTGTTGCAATGCCTCCGTCGGCGCGATGCGCGGAATCATGTCCACGAGCAAGCCGTCGTCCGGGATGGCATCCTGCATGTTGGGGTGCGGCCAATCGGTGCCCCAGATGACCCGATCCTGATAATCGGCGACCAGCGGCGCGACGGCATTGGCGAAATCGTCCCAAGGCGCACCGGCGGGATCGAGCCGATCCGGGCAGGTCGCCTTGAACCAGATGTCATCGCGACTATCGAGCAGGTTGCGAAAGGCCTTCATGTCCGCACCGTCCGGTCCCTGGCGCACATCGGGCCGGCCCATATGGTCGATGACCAGCGGCACCGGGATCGCATCCATGAACGGGCGCAGTTCTTCGAGAATGTCCGCCTCGAAATAGATGACAACATGCCAGCCCTCCGGGAGCCGGCTGGCGACCTCGAGAAACTTGTCCTTGGGAGCATCGTCTACCAGGCGCTTGAGGAAGTTGAAGCGGATGCCGCGCATGCCGCCGGCGTGCAGCGCCTCAAGCTCGGCCTCGCTGATCGCGGGATCGACCACGGCGACACCGCGCGCCTTCCCTTCAGAAACGGCAATGCCGTTCAGGGTCGCGGCGTTGTCGGTGCCGTGGCAACTCGCCTGGACGATGACGTTGCGGGAAAAGCCCAGATGATCGCGCAGGGCAAAGAGCATGTCCGGGCCTGCATCCTGCGGCAGATATTTGGCCTTCGCGCTGAACGGGAACTGCGCCATCGGCCCGAACACGTGGCAATGCGCATCCACGGCGCCCGGCGGCGGCGTGTAGGCGGGCTTGCTCGGGTTGCTATGCCAGGAAAGGATGCGGTCGGTCATCTCATTGGTTCCGTTCGGGCTGGGCCTGTCGAAGCCCGGTTCTCACTTTCCGTTCGATTGTTCCAGATGAAACAGCCCTTTGACAAGTTCAGGGCGAACGGACTTGTTCTGAGGTGCAGGGAGCCTGCCATAGACGCAGGGGATGTTCAGCCGAACACCACCCCGTCCATCAGCTTGCGGGCGGTGCGCAACATGCCGGCTTCCACCGGCTGTCCGTCAGCGTCCACGGTCACGACGCATTCGGTGACGCCGGTCGGATGCTCGACCCCCAGCGTCTTCGTCGCACCCTCGGGCACCTTGGCGACGGAGGCGGCGGGAGAGCCTTCGATAAGGCATGCCGTCGCCACGCTCACCGCACCCAACACCCCGATGGAGGCATGGACACGATGCGGGATGAGCGAACGCACGGTAACGGCCCCACCCTCGCGCGGCGGCGCCACCAGCATCATCTTGGGGACGGACTTTTCGGTTACGTCGCCAAGGTTCATCATCTCACCGACCTTGAGGCGGATGGCCTCGACCTTCGCCTTCATCTCGTTATTGGCGTCAAGCGTGTCACGATCCTCATAGCCGGTCACGCCGACGTCGCTGGCCAGCATGACGACGCAGGGCATCCCATTGTCGATCATCGTCACCTTGATGCCATTGATCTCGTCGACGCCATTGCCCGTCGGCAGCAGGGCGCCGCAGGATGAGCCAGCGGTATCGCGGAACAACAGCGGAATGGGCGCCGATGTACCCGGCACGCCACTGATCGAGGCGTCACCATCATAGCGAACCTGGCCGCCTGGCGTCTGCACCGTGGCGACGGCGACCTGGCCGGTATTCTCCATGAAGATGGCGACGCGGGTTTCATCGCCGGTTGGCTGCACGAGACCGCGCTCAATGGCGAACGGACCGATGCCCGCGAGGATATTGCCGCAATTCTGCGCGTCGGTGACAATCGCCTGATCGACGAACACTTGCAGGAAGAGATAATCGACATCGACCCCTTCGCGGCTCGATTTCCTGACCACGCCAACCTTGCTGGTCAGCGGATCGGCGCCACCCATGCCGTCGATCTGGCGCGGGTCTGGCGAGCCCATGACGCGCAGGAGGAAGGCATCGCGGGCGGCGGTATCCGTGGGCAGATCGTCTGCCAGGAAATAGCCGCCCTTGGAGGTGCCGCCACGCATCCACATGCAGGTAATGCCGTCCATCACAGCCTCCCGTTCGAAGCGAACGGAGATGCATTCCGAGGCCGACGTGCCTCACACATATTTCAGGCCTTCCTTCTCCAGGCGCTCGCGCATCTTGTACATGTCGAGGCCCAGCACGCCGGAGGCCAGCTTCTCGCGCTTCTCGCCTTCATTG
This genomic window contains:
- a CDS encoding glutathione S-transferase family protein; amino-acid sequence: MAMTLYHGEPTGPSLTVLAALFESGLDAELRPIDLGMAERHGGTVPRAFEVDYSVEGEGPVLVVDGQALCDSVFIACYLDDAAPGCGLRPTDPYARWEMMAWCRWMIERVAPGAAALANLAWTTPRLAALDDARFDALIAPIASQDLAERWRETRSGQLSAEHRAASEARVREATQKIEGRLEARDWLMGSFSIADLESYAWVAPMRDLVPDAFTDKPRLAAWLARVEARPSVQQALAQAGSPQPAHAFAPGPEINRWG
- a CDS encoding glutathione S-transferase family protein, whose protein sequence is MSSSNDVTLYHWEPNANSGKPMLTLIEKGVAFNSHYLDLLSFDQHKPDYLAINPMGTIPAMTHSGRLLNESTAMMEYVEEAFPGPSMMPEDPVDRWRVRWWMKYLDQWLCPSFSMIGWSIFIGPQVRARDPEELKAAIDRIPLPERRTAWRKAIYGLFSEAELAESTRRVKLGITKLEEALGQREYLGSDQYSLADINCFNSAYGLPSMQPDDVNDAKTPNIMRWLRAIARRPAVRETWAYSRVPRFAERIIPLIEEAA
- a CDS encoding twin-arginine translocation signal domain-containing protein, translating into MSGVSRRQLLGGAAVAGAVGLFGARAVAGPEKAARIVVYDSRRAASRSFAGQFFGVQQIDLAGEHSRNWAGVRAIRRSGAMSGPVAGLTGWNDYVAARTWLEDRGLRLRSERRDATHDLIAWTMA
- a CDS encoding c-type cytochrome, with product MRIGQVTSLMTLMAVGVLMTTYDLGTRDARAAQPGGAPAGGPPPPSAYGMRAQMAPGDRQHNANSGEALFSNRCGACHFDWGMGTNLITKQQVMMGNPPAMGLIANRDDLTADYVKAVVRMGKGAMPRQTRVDITDSELEAVAAYLGKGK
- a CDS encoding FAD-binding oxidoreductase, yielding MKLVLPPGMSPQRFDAAVKALQAAVGAGWVMTSDEDRDAYADIYAPGPETLWTASGAVAPSTVEEVQAVVRIANEHKLPLWTVARGKNLGYGTAAPRMPGCMVLDLGRMNRILEVDPELGYCVIEPGVGFIDLYEHIQREKLPLMMSVPGNGWGSVLGNALDHGIGYTPYGVHASNLCGMEVVLANGDVVRTGLGAMENNKAAHLFPFSYGPSWDQMFTQSNLGVVTKAGMWLMPEPETSVELNLEIPQAEDIGWVIDTLTPLRLNRIIDQSIFIPSWLGKMTILGQRKDFWDKPGAIPEWRVQELLKEHKLSYWNMQLRLYGEESVTKAKAAVVKAAFAPHLKTPIGERWWRKGDATNVMDLTLGVPSAVPLQMGDWVGGRSAHMGFSPVVPATGKHVLDQMRRSRKIINDHDVDFYASFTIGGRFCNNVNMLMYDRDNDKQVETIKTLFNALIADAAAHGYAEYRTHLGWMDAISDTFGFNNHAMRRMTEQVKNTLDPNGILSPGKNGIWPSAYADQRGKALA
- a CDS encoding TonB-dependent receptor; the encoded protein is MNRKSRIRPLLCAGSVMVMAIAATTPAFAQQDAVPQADSTPDIIVTAQFRSQRLQDTPLAITAVDAALLEARNQDDIAAVARQAPSVTLTPMGGAFGDSMGASIRGIGQFDFNPAYEPGVGLYVDDVYYPTLTGANFDLLDLERVEVLRGPQGTLTGRNSIGGAIKLFSKKPEADPSGFAEVSYGSRNRVEVRAGANFPITDMLFARVSGVHKSQRGYVQQIDYGCANPGNPEGILPAVPTNTDCVVEDLGGINYSGVRGALRYAGEKLDIQIIGDYQYSDRPSAAEVPIVAQGDASNFLCGPWCTYASWGLPAGGQAGNWNTGNRNKFRGWGVSGHIDWDVTDNLQVQSITAYRSYNNRWGTDDDFTPTLTRAAGGFNDLDFWFVSQELRVNAKLGDMADLTVGGYYSDQRSTYFTIQDIRYIIPGVPLQFLGNDPINADSKAVFGTAIVRPVDGMTITGGIRYTEEHKDYTFIRRNLDNTAPLFPDPFGLSALNNLKAVYDGSRVDWRLSVDYRFSPEVLLYGTVGTGFKGGGVTARPFLPTHATQGTFGPETVTAYEIGLKTDLLDRRLRVNLAGFYNDYKAIQLPLSDCSAYGGGPCAVIANAGDGKMWGFEAEVSATPVDNLMIDASLSLIGSEYKSISPAVGSTITAGSPIVSPETQWSAGIQYEIDMGGSGSITPRLDVAYRGRQLASRTLNAVNPDFEYFPSYVLGSTRLTWRNQDRDLAVSFEVTNLFDEYYYTSRFDAVYGFAGTAYANVGAPREWRVSIKKDF
- a CDS encoding winged helix-turn-helix transcriptional regulator — encoded protein: MTTQAKRPSVPASPDRYDQIDPRVEALVNGLIGQVADKWTMLLIEVLHDHGEQRFTRIFEKMPGISQKMLTQTLRQMERNGLVHRTVHPVVPPHVDYRLTELGASLGEAFCGVWTWAEDHLQDIDAARLRFDEARAR
- a CDS encoding SDR family oxidoreductase produces the protein MKTTGNTILITGGGSGIGRALARHFHELGNTVIVAGRTAATLAETIEGRAGMHMLTVDASDPGSIEAFAAEAIARFPAINILFNNAGIMQREDLTRRGDTTVAEQTFITNVLGPIRLTNALIEHLTAQEDAAIVNTTSGLAFVPLIGTPSYSASKAALHSWTVSLREQLRGKVEVIELAPPAVRTELTPGQSTRENYMPLDDYAAEVMALFQQVPTPEEILVENVRFLRSAEREGRFAETVRMISTL
- a CDS encoding carotenoid oxygenase family protein, which encodes MPFPATPDYMGLNTPVRQEVSLKGLTASEGTIPADVRGAFFRAVPDPQFEPFFQPDTALSDDGMISRILFNEDGTVDYDIKYVQTPRWKAENAAGKRLFGRYRNPFTNDASAEGVEGTVSNTTPVWHAGKLIMTKEDGPGHQVDPHTLETIGAYDFGGALKSQTMTAHVRIDPETKEMFVYGYEADGLCSKTIAYWWTDKDGKLVKEQSFEAPFCSLVHDFVITENYAIFPLQPTTADLERVKAKGAHWVHQQDLEYHIGVMPRYGDVSEIRWFKGPKGASSFHMMNAFETPDGKVHIDHHITDTIAFPHIRADSGIDVQPWELGGGFQRWTVDMKGESDGVEVTPLGPPGDMPRIADADQGRPYKRGWYCSMNPQPMGPPLMGGVVGAMFTALLRKDFETDAIIGYNLPPAHGMSETVHVPSSEPGHEGWLVGVVDHETAPDQFEHAVWIWNAGDLPAGPVAKVPVPTRMRPQVHGWWVPMAAYQAAKAA
- a CDS encoding amidohydrolase family protein, whose translation is MTDRILSWHSNPSKPAYTPPPGAVDAHCHVFGPMAQFPFSAKAKYLPQDAGPDMLFALRDHLGFSRNVIVQASCHGTDNAATLNGIAVSEGKARGVAVVDPAISEAELEALHAGGMRGIRFNFLKRLVDDAPKDKFLEVASRLPEGWHVVIYFEADILEELRPFMDAIPVPLVIDHMGRPDVRQGPDGADMKAFRNLLDSRDDIWFKATCPDRLDPAGAPWDDFANAVAPLVADYQDRVIWGTDWPHPNMQDAIPDDGLLVDMIPRIAPTEALQHKMLVTNPMRLYWPEELRAGS
- a CDS encoding 4-oxalomesaconate tautomerase, whose product is MDGITCMWMRGGTSKGGYFLADDLPTDTAARDAFLLRVMGSPDPRQIDGMGGADPLTSKVGVVRKSSREGVDVDYLFLQVFVDQAIVTDAQNCGNILAGIGPFAIERGLVQPTGDETRVAIFMENTGQVAVATVQTPGGQVRYDGDASISGVPGTSAPIPLLFRDTAGSSCGALLPTGNGVDEINGIKVTMIDNGMPCVVMLASDVGVTGYEDRDTLDANNEMKAKVEAIRLKVGEMMNLGDVTEKSVPKMMLVAPPREGGAVTVRSLIPHRVHASIGVLGAVSVATACLIEGSPAASVAKVPEGATKTLGVEHPTGVTECVVTVDADGQPVEAGMLRTARKLMDGVVFG